The proteins below come from a single Malus domestica chromosome 03, GDT2T_hap1 genomic window:
- the LOC114824126 gene encoding heavy metal-associated isoprenylated plant protein 47-like, translating to MMQKIVIEVQMRSRRRRAKAMKIAAVADGVNSVAFNEEKKDQMVIIGDEVDAASLALSLRKKVGHATLVIVEEIVLEDI from the exons ATGATG CAAAAGATTGTCATCGAGGTGCAAATGAGAAGCAGGAGACGTCGTGCCAAGGCCATGAAGATAGCTGCTGTCGCTGATG GTGTTAATTCAGTGGCTTTCAATGAGGAAAAGAAAGACCAGATGGTGATAATAGGAGATGAAGTTGATGCAGCTAGCTTAGCTCTCTCTTTGAGGAAGAAGGTTGGCCATGCTACCTTAGTGATTGTGGAAGAAATAGTACTGGAAGATATATGA